One window of Quercus robur chromosome 12, dhQueRobu3.1, whole genome shotgun sequence genomic DNA carries:
- the LOC126709990 gene encoding uncharacterized protein LOC126709990, with the protein MGSLFSFTLIILSWASLASIKAGAQGIKSAHLLDLYIRDYTFKSFDQRFRTGTLHTVHLPANFSGIRVNMARFRCGSLQRYGARVMEFHLDVGVTVHPCVERVMVVRQNLGYNWSSIYYANYDLSGYQLVSPILGLLAYNSGVNVNFRNSFELGILAGEKPITIDFSNTTNFTNLQGIRPYCASFESDGKVTLANQVSPYVCDATRHGHFGLVIETPPKQVSKKISRWKVAVGSSIGATLGAFLLSLLLVAMFVKAKKKSRMEEMERRAYEEEALQVSMVGHVRAPTAALTRTLPTIEHEYIPPPH; encoded by the coding sequence ATGGGCTCCCTCTTCTCTTTTACATTGATAATTCTTTCATGGGCATCATTAGCATCAATAAAAGCTGGAGCTCAAGGAATCAAATCAGCTCATCTTCTTGATCTCTACATTAGAGACTACACATTTAAGTCCTTTGACCAACGTTTCAGGACTGGAACGTTACACACTGTACATTTACCAGCAAACTTTTCTGGCATCAGGGTCAACATGGCGAGGTTCAGATGTGGCAGTCTTCAAAGGTATGGTGCAAGGGTTATGGAATTTCATCTGGATGTTGGTGTGACTGTGCATCCCTGTGTGGAAAGAGTCATGGTAGTTAGACAAAACTTGGGATATAATTGGTCTTCCATATACTATGCTAACTATGATTTATCTGGTTACCAACTTGTGTCCCCTATTTTAGGTCTTCTAGCTTATAATTCTGGTGTCAACGTGAATTTTAGAAACTCTTTTGAGCTTGGAATTCTTGCAGGAGAAAAGCCCATCACAATAGACTTCAGCAATACTACAAACTTCACTAACTTACAGGGAATTAGGCCATATTGTGCTAGTTTTGAAAGTGATGGCAAAGTCACACTAGCAAATCAGGTATCACCATATGTATGTGATGCAACGAGGCATGGACATTTTGGATTGGTCATTGAGACACCCCCAAAGCAAGTGAGTAAAAAGATTAGCCGGTGGAAAGTGGCAGTTGGAAGTTCAATTGGGGCTACATTGGGTGCTTTTCTTTTGAGTTTGCTTCTGGTGGCAATGTTTGTTAAGGCCAAGAAGAAGTCAAGAATGGAAGAGATGGAGAGAAGGGCTTATGAAGAAGAAGCATTGCAAGTATCTATGGTTGGACATGTAAGAGCTCCTACAGCAGCTCTCACTCGAACATTGCCTACAATTGAGCACGAGTATATACCTCCTCCTCATTGA